Proteins found in one Arthrobacter sp. U41 genomic segment:
- a CDS encoding MFS transporter, giving the protein MSTQNAARRPEEEDVKSSGLKKVVTASMAGTVVEWYEFFLYASAATLVFGKLFFPNSGTELDGIIAAFVTYAVGFVARPIGGIVFGHFGDKFGRKQLLQLSIILVGVSTFAMGCLPTFQQIGYWAPALLVFLRFVQGFAVGGEWGGAVLLVAEHSPSKSRGFWSSWPQSAVPMGNLLATGVLFALSSLLSAAEFLSWGWRVAFWLSAVIVIVGYYIRTKVQDAPIFLEARKEVTVENKGYGVAEVFRRYPRGVFTAMGLRFAENILYYLVVTFSITYLKIVVQTDTSRILLLLLVAHFIHFCAVPMVGKLSDAYGRKPVYMAGAILGGTWGFFAFPMMDTKNDLIILAAITIGLLFHALMYAGQPAIMAEMFPTRMRYSGVSLGYQVTSIVAGSLAPIIATALLSQFKSSTPVAIYLLGACLVTVFAVVMLKETRGISLHDVDAADAQGTADLLAAAKK; this is encoded by the coding sequence ATGAGTACGCAAAACGCCGCCAGGCGCCCCGAAGAAGAAGACGTCAAGTCTTCAGGCCTGAAGAAGGTAGTAACGGCCTCGATGGCCGGCACCGTTGTCGAATGGTATGAGTTCTTCCTCTACGCCTCCGCAGCCACCCTGGTCTTCGGCAAGTTGTTCTTCCCGAACTCCGGCACCGAACTGGACGGCATTATTGCCGCCTTCGTCACCTACGCAGTCGGCTTCGTTGCCCGCCCGATCGGTGGCATCGTCTTCGGGCACTTCGGTGACAAGTTCGGCCGCAAGCAGCTCCTCCAGCTCAGCATCATCCTCGTGGGTGTCTCCACCTTCGCGATGGGCTGCCTCCCGACCTTCCAGCAGATCGGCTACTGGGCACCGGCCCTGCTGGTCTTCCTGCGCTTCGTCCAGGGCTTCGCCGTCGGCGGCGAATGGGGCGGCGCCGTCCTCCTCGTGGCCGAGCACAGCCCCAGCAAGTCCCGCGGCTTCTGGTCCTCCTGGCCGCAGTCCGCGGTCCCGATGGGCAACCTGCTCGCCACCGGCGTGCTGTTCGCGCTCTCCTCACTGCTTTCCGCGGCCGAATTCCTCAGTTGGGGCTGGCGTGTAGCCTTCTGGCTCTCCGCCGTGATCGTCATCGTCGGCTACTACATCCGCACCAAGGTCCAGGACGCCCCGATCTTCCTGGAGGCCCGCAAGGAAGTCACCGTCGAGAACAAGGGCTACGGCGTCGCCGAAGTCTTCCGCCGCTACCCGCGCGGCGTCTTCACCGCCATGGGCCTGCGCTTCGCGGAGAACATCCTCTACTATCTGGTGGTCACGTTCTCCATCACGTACCTGAAGATCGTGGTCCAGACGGATACCTCGCGCATCCTGCTCCTGCTGCTCGTGGCGCACTTCATCCACTTCTGCGCGGTTCCGATGGTCGGCAAGCTCTCCGACGCCTACGGCCGCAAGCCCGTCTACATGGCCGGCGCCATCCTTGGCGGCACCTGGGGCTTCTTCGCCTTCCCGATGATGGACACCAAGAACGACCTCATCATCCTCGCGGCCATCACCATCGGCCTGCTCTTCCACGCCCTGATGTACGCCGGCCAGCCGGCCATCATGGCTGAGATGTTCCCGACCCGGATGCGTTACTCGGGCGTCTCGCTCGGCTACCAGGTGACCTCCATTGTGGCTGGTTCGCTGGCTCCGATCATCGCCACGGCGCTGCTGAGCCAGTTCAAGTCCTCCACCCCGGTGGCCATCTACCTGCTCGGTGCCTGTCTTGTGACCGTCTTCGCGGTCGTTATGCTCAAGGAAACCCGCGGTATCTCCCTGCACGACGTCGACGCCGCGGATGCCCAGGGCACCGCGGACCTCCTCGCCGCCGCCAAGAAGTAA
- a CDS encoding SGNH/GDSL hydrolase family protein, translating to MKVSETEAMENAPDRAVTHPWTRYAAMGDSFTEGIGDPEPASPGGHRGWADRVAEELSRGHEDFAYANLAVRGRLLQQIVDQQLAHCLSLRPDLVTLSAGGNDLIRPGGDPDALAEKLDSVVQILSLAGATVVLFNGPDTGSSVLGRVRSKVAIFNENLRTIAARHDAVIADMWSLRQLSDPQMWDADRLHFSPLGHHTIAAMVLDSLNVDHTLEPLSPKPLPQRSWRQARSGDLVWAREHFVPWVVRRLRNRSSGDGVTAKRPLPGPVFGPGMPLGSGEGPPGAEEPVRS from the coding sequence ATGAAGGTGAGTGAAACCGAAGCCATGGAGAATGCACCTGACCGCGCCGTCACCCACCCCTGGACCCGCTATGCGGCCATGGGGGACTCCTTTACGGAAGGCATCGGTGATCCCGAGCCTGCGAGTCCAGGGGGGCACCGGGGCTGGGCGGACCGGGTGGCCGAGGAGCTCAGCCGCGGCCACGAGGACTTTGCCTATGCCAACCTCGCTGTCCGGGGCCGCCTTCTGCAGCAGATCGTGGACCAGCAGCTGGCCCACTGCCTGTCCCTCCGGCCCGATCTTGTGACGCTGTCCGCCGGCGGGAACGATTTGATCCGCCCTGGCGGGGATCCCGATGCCCTGGCCGAGAAGCTGGATTCGGTGGTGCAGATCCTGAGCCTGGCGGGCGCCACGGTGGTCCTGTTCAACGGTCCGGACACCGGCTCCTCCGTGCTGGGCCGGGTGCGCAGCAAGGTGGCCATCTTCAACGAGAACCTCCGCACCATCGCGGCCCGCCACGACGCCGTTATTGCGGACATGTGGTCGCTGCGGCAGCTCAGCGATCCGCAGATGTGGGATGCGGACCGCCTGCACTTCTCGCCGCTGGGCCACCACACGATCGCGGCCATGGTGCTGGATTCCCTCAACGTCGACCACACCCTGGAACCGCTCTCCCCCAAGCCCCTGCCCCAGCGCAGCTGGCGGCAGGCACGGTCCGGAGACCTGGTCTGGGCGCGCGAACACTTCGTGCCGTGGGTGGTCCGCCGGCTCCGGAACCGTTCCTCCGGCGACGGTGTCACGGCCAAGCGTCCCCTCCCGGGCCCGGTCTTCGGCCCCGGGATGCCGCTCGGTTCGGGCGAGGGGCCACCCGGCGCCGAGGAGCCTGTGCGCTCCTGA
- a CDS encoding RNA-binding S4 domain-containing protein, which yields MSNPEIEEIPIRDDMIRLGQLLKLASLVEDGVEAAELIKGGLVKVNGEIDERRGRQLHHGDTVTVNGRTVRISTPAGA from the coding sequence ATGAGCAACCCGGAAATTGAAGAGATCCCCATCCGCGACGACATGATCCGGCTCGGCCAGCTGTTGAAGCTTGCCAGCCTGGTCGAGGACGGTGTGGAGGCAGCGGAACTGATCAAGGGCGGGCTCGTGAAGGTCAACGGCGAGATCGACGAGCGCCGCGGCCGCCAGCTCCACCACGGCGACACCGTCACCGTGAACGGCCGGACCGTGCGGATCAGCACCCCCGCCGGAGCCTAG
- a CDS encoding alpha/beta hydrolase: MTHAPAFPAPVVLWSKPEEERAGKPLLVLLHGYGANEQDLLSLADLLPKEFAVASVRAPLVSDAGFTWFPLTASVEYSLEAVTDAAAYVEDWLDSVRPNHPSVTLLGFSMGMALATTLLRRRPADYAAVVGLSGFAVDHGGDPSFRDAELDGTVPMFWGRDQQDPVITPDKIEFTMGWVRKHVKLTKVLYTGMWHGINQQEIGHVSEFLTHGVLNK, translated from the coding sequence ATGACTCATGCCCCTGCCTTCCCCGCCCCCGTTGTCCTGTGGTCCAAGCCCGAGGAGGAGCGCGCCGGCAAGCCGCTCCTGGTCCTGCTGCACGGCTACGGCGCCAACGAACAGGACCTCCTGAGCCTGGCGGACCTGCTGCCGAAGGAATTCGCGGTGGCCTCGGTGCGCGCCCCGCTGGTCTCCGATGCGGGGTTTACCTGGTTCCCGCTGACCGCGTCGGTGGAGTACTCCCTCGAGGCCGTCACGGACGCCGCCGCCTATGTGGAGGACTGGCTCGACTCGGTCCGGCCGAACCACCCGTCCGTGACACTGCTGGGCTTTTCGATGGGGATGGCCCTGGCCACCACCCTGCTGCGGCGGCGGCCCGCGGACTACGCCGCCGTCGTCGGGCTGTCAGGTTTTGCCGTGGACCACGGCGGGGACCCCAGCTTCCGCGACGCCGAACTGGACGGGACGGTGCCGATGTTCTGGGGCCGCGACCAGCAGGACCCGGTGATCACGCCCGACAAGATCGAGTTCACCATGGGCTGGGTGCGCAAGCATGTGAAGCTCACCAAGGTCCTCTACACGGGGATGTGGCACGGCATCAACCAGCAGGAAATCGGGCACGTGTCCGAGTTCCTCACCCATGGGGTGCTGAACAAGTAG
- a CDS encoding glycine--tRNA ligase has protein sequence MAAKSVLDQIISLAKRRGFVFQAGEIYGGSRSAWDYGPLGAELKENIKRQWWQSVVRGREDVVGLDSSVILPRQVWEASGHVDVFSDPLVECLSCHKRYRADHLEEEYEEKKGRPAENGLKDIACANCGTRGEWTEPQEFSGLLKTYLGPVANEEGLHYLRPETAQGIFVNFSNVLTTSRKKPPFGIGQIGKSFRNEITPGNFIFRTREFEQMEMEFFVEPGTDEQWHQYWMKERMSWYTGLGIREDNLRFFEHPLEKLSHYSKGTTDIEYRFGFHGSEWGELEGIANRTDFDLSTHSKASGQDLSYFNQATNERYIPYVIEPAAGLTRSFMAFMIDAYTEDEAPNAKGGVDIRTVLKLDPRLAPVKAAVLPLSRNEDLSPKARDLAAQLRKNWNIEFDDAGAIGRRYRRQDEIGTPFCITVDFETLDDQAVTIRERDTMSQERVSLDKVEGYLAARLIGA, from the coding sequence ATGGCAGCAAAATCCGTCCTCGACCAGATCATTTCCCTCGCCAAGCGCCGGGGTTTCGTATTTCAGGCCGGTGAAATCTATGGTGGCTCGCGTTCTGCCTGGGACTACGGGCCCCTGGGCGCCGAGCTCAAGGAAAACATCAAGCGCCAGTGGTGGCAGTCCGTGGTCCGCGGCCGTGAGGATGTCGTCGGCCTGGATTCCTCCGTCATCCTGCCCCGCCAGGTCTGGGAAGCGTCCGGCCACGTCGACGTGTTCTCCGACCCGCTGGTCGAGTGCCTGTCCTGCCACAAGCGCTACCGCGCCGACCACCTCGAGGAAGAGTACGAGGAGAAAAAGGGCCGTCCCGCCGAGAACGGCCTGAAGGACATCGCCTGCGCCAACTGCGGCACCCGCGGCGAATGGACCGAACCCCAGGAGTTCTCCGGCCTGCTCAAGACCTACCTCGGCCCGGTGGCCAATGAGGAGGGCCTGCACTACCTTCGCCCGGAGACGGCCCAGGGCATCTTCGTCAACTTCAGCAACGTGCTCACCACCTCCCGCAAGAAGCCCCCGTTCGGCATCGGCCAGATCGGCAAGTCCTTCCGCAACGAGATCACCCCGGGCAACTTCATTTTCCGCACCCGCGAGTTCGAGCAGATGGAGATGGAATTCTTCGTCGAGCCCGGCACCGACGAGCAGTGGCACCAGTACTGGATGAAGGAGCGGATGTCCTGGTACACCGGCCTCGGCATCCGGGAAGACAACCTCCGCTTCTTTGAGCACCCGCTGGAGAAGCTCAGCCACTACTCCAAGGGCACCACGGACATCGAATACCGTTTCGGTTTCCACGGCTCCGAGTGGGGCGAGCTCGAGGGCATCGCCAACCGCACCGACTTCGACCTCTCCACGCACTCCAAGGCCTCCGGCCAGGACCTGAGCTACTTCAACCAGGCCACCAACGAGCGCTACATCCCGTATGTGATTGAACCGGCGGCCGGCCTCACCCGTTCCTTTATGGCGTTTATGATCGACGCCTACACCGAGGACGAGGCGCCCAACGCCAAGGGCGGCGTCGACATCCGCACCGTGCTCAAGCTCGATCCGCGCCTGGCCCCGGTCAAGGCCGCCGTGCTGCCGCTGAGCCGCAACGAGGACCTGTCCCCGAAGGCCAGGGACCTCGCGGCGCAGCTGCGCAAGAACTGGAACATCGAGTTCGACGACGCCGGCGCCATCGGCCGCCGCTACCGCCGCCAGGACGAAATCGGCACCCCGTTCTGCATCACCGTGGACTTCGAAACCCTGGACGACCAGGCCGTCACGATCCGCGAACGCGACACCATGAGCCAGGAACGCGTCTCCCTGGACAAGGTGGAGGGCTACCTGGCCGCACGGCTGATCGGCGCCTGA
- a CDS encoding DMT family transporter: MTHTPRLPFLAGLPLAVAAGLLMPIQGRINGALGAALEDGIAAAVVSFTTGLVVMIAISLALPKGRAGLARILPAVRERQFPPYYVLAGCIGGFFVFAQSFTVGLLGVALFTVATVTGQTISGLLVDRLGIGPAGKRSVTGIRVLGSILTVAAVAWAVSPRFSGAGSGPGELLVPLLLPVLAGFLMSFQQAMNGTAAVHYGTPIAATLMNFIAGAVVLWAAWLVKIAVAGPGSPLPAEWWFYLGGPLGCVFIGVGALLVRSLGVLVTGLGMIAGQLLGSLGLDVAFPAPGTVVALPTVLGTLLTLAAIVLASLPWPRGALERGR, encoded by the coding sequence ATGACGCACACGCCCCGGCTACCGTTCCTCGCCGGGCTGCCGCTCGCGGTGGCAGCGGGGCTGCTCATGCCCATCCAGGGCAGGATCAACGGCGCCCTGGGGGCGGCGCTCGAGGACGGAATCGCCGCCGCTGTGGTGAGTTTCACCACCGGCCTGGTGGTGATGATCGCGATATCGCTGGCACTGCCGAAAGGCCGCGCCGGCCTGGCGCGGATCCTGCCGGCCGTCCGGGAGCGCCAGTTCCCGCCCTATTACGTCCTGGCCGGCTGCATCGGCGGGTTCTTCGTGTTCGCACAGTCCTTCACCGTCGGTCTGCTGGGGGTCGCCCTGTTCACCGTCGCGACCGTGACCGGGCAGACCATCAGCGGGCTGCTCGTGGACCGGCTGGGGATCGGGCCGGCCGGAAAGAGATCCGTCACCGGCATCCGGGTGCTCGGCAGCATCCTGACCGTCGCCGCCGTCGCCTGGGCCGTGTCGCCGCGCTTCTCCGGGGCCGGTTCGGGGCCGGGGGAGCTGCTGGTTCCGCTGCTCCTCCCGGTCCTGGCCGGTTTCCTGATGAGCTTCCAACAGGCCATGAACGGCACCGCCGCGGTGCACTACGGCACGCCCATCGCCGCAACCCTGATGAACTTCATCGCCGGCGCGGTCGTGCTCTGGGCCGCGTGGCTGGTCAAGATCGCCGTCGCTGGACCGGGCAGCCCGCTGCCTGCGGAGTGGTGGTTCTACCTTGGCGGGCCGCTGGGTTGTGTTTTTATCGGTGTCGGAGCCCTGCTGGTCCGCAGCCTGGGCGTGCTGGTGACGGGGCTGGGCATGATCGCGGGCCAGCTGCTCGGCTCCCTGGGACTGGACGTCGCATTCCCGGCCCCCGGCACCGTGGTGGCATTGCCCACCGTGCTCGGAACCCTGCTGACCCTTGCCGCGATCGTGCTCGCGAGCCTGCCCTGGCCCAGGGGCGCCCTGGAGCGGGGACGCTGA
- a CDS encoding CoA-acylating methylmalonate-semialdehyde dehydrogenase → MERIPHFINGALISDAERYGPVFNPATGEQEKEVALASADRVEEAIRAAKAALPGWRATSLAKRTNIFFKVRELLMQRRPELAALLTSEHGKVLSDAEGEITRGLENIEFATGLSHALKGERSEQVAGGVDVHSVRQPVGVVACITPFNFPAMVPLWMIGSALACGNTVLLKPSEKDPSSALFIAQVFAEAGLPAGVLNVVHGDKEAVDVLLENPDVKAISFVGSTPIAQSIYRRAADHGKRVQALGGAKNHMVVLPDADLDMAADAAVSAAYGSAGERCMAVSVLVAVGNIADELVNAITTRMRTLTIGPGTDPSSQMGPLITAEHRAKVASYVAGAANEGATVVVDGREQKFDSNGFFIGVSLVDHVKPGMKVYDDEIFGPVLSVVRVETYADAVKLVNDNEFGNGVAIFTRDGGAARQFEFDVEAGMVGVNVPIPVPVGTFSFGGWKNSLFGDTHMYGPESIRFYTRGKVVTTRWPDPSTSVIDLGFPQVD, encoded by the coding sequence ATGGAACGCATTCCGCACTTCATCAACGGCGCCCTGATTTCCGACGCCGAGCGCTACGGCCCCGTCTTCAACCCCGCCACCGGCGAGCAGGAAAAAGAGGTCGCCCTGGCCTCCGCCGACCGCGTCGAGGAGGCCATCCGTGCCGCCAAGGCCGCCCTGCCCGGCTGGCGCGCCACCAGCCTCGCCAAGCGCACCAACATTTTCTTCAAGGTCCGTGAACTGCTTATGCAGCGCCGCCCCGAACTGGCCGCCCTGCTGACCAGCGAACACGGCAAGGTCCTCTCAGACGCCGAGGGCGAGATCACCCGCGGCCTGGAGAACATCGAATTCGCCACCGGACTGTCCCACGCGCTGAAGGGTGAGCGCTCCGAGCAGGTGGCCGGCGGCGTCGACGTCCACTCCGTGCGTCAGCCGGTCGGTGTCGTCGCCTGCATCACGCCGTTCAACTTCCCGGCCATGGTGCCGTTGTGGATGATCGGCAGCGCCCTGGCCTGCGGCAACACCGTGCTGCTCAAGCCCAGCGAAAAGGACCCGTCCTCGGCCCTCTTCATCGCGCAGGTCTTCGCCGAGGCCGGCTTGCCCGCCGGTGTCCTCAACGTCGTCCACGGCGACAAGGAAGCCGTCGACGTGCTCCTCGAAAACCCGGACGTCAAGGCCATCAGCTTCGTCGGCTCCACGCCGATCGCCCAGTCCATCTACCGGCGCGCCGCGGACCACGGCAAGCGCGTGCAGGCCTTGGGCGGCGCCAAGAACCACATGGTGGTCCTGCCGGATGCGGACCTGGACATGGCAGCCGACGCGGCGGTCTCCGCGGCCTACGGCTCCGCCGGCGAGCGCTGCATGGCCGTCAGCGTCCTGGTCGCCGTCGGGAACATCGCCGATGAGCTGGTCAACGCGATCACCACCCGGATGCGCACGCTGACGATCGGCCCCGGCACCGACCCGTCCTCCCAGATGGGCCCGCTCATCACCGCCGAGCACCGCGCCAAGGTCGCCTCCTACGTCGCCGGCGCCGCCAACGAGGGCGCCACCGTGGTGGTGGACGGCCGGGAGCAGAAGTTCGATTCCAACGGCTTCTTCATCGGCGTCAGCCTGGTGGACCACGTCAAGCCCGGCATGAAGGTCTACGACGACGAGATCTTCGGCCCGGTCCTCTCCGTGGTCCGCGTCGAGACCTACGCCGACGCCGTCAAGCTGGTCAATGACAACGAGTTCGGCAACGGTGTGGCAATCTTCACCCGCGACGGCGGCGCCGCGCGGCAGTTCGAGTTCGACGTCGAGGCCGGCATGGTGGGCGTCAACGTGCCGATCCCGGTGCCGGTGGGAACGTTCTCCTTCGGCGGCTGGAAGAACTCACTCTTCGGCGACACCCACATGTACGGCCCGGAGAGCATCCGCTTCTACACCCGCGGCAAGGTCGTCACCACCCGCTGGCCGGATCCGTCCACCTCGGTGATCGACCTCGGCTTCCCCCAGGTCGACTGA
- the mmsB gene encoding 3-hydroxyisobutyrate dehydrogenase, which yields MAVIAWIGLGNMGGSMSVNLAKAGHEVRGFDLNAEALAAAEAGGVKPAGSIADAVNGADVVFTMLPKGEHARAVYLGEDGVLAHADTRTLLVDSSTIDIASAQALHDAAAAAGFRFVDAPVSGGMSGAKAATLTFMIGGEAGAVAEATEYIKPMAANIIPTGGPTTGQAAKICNNLMLFINLASTAEGAVLADRLGLDKQVFWDIASVSSGDSWALRTWYPVAGVVPTAASNNDFAPTFTTELANKDIGLAISAARDTGTPLEIGEHVQQLFQRLIDSGKAGMDCSAIVKLVDGTLDTGSADAQ from the coding sequence ATGGCAGTAATCGCTTGGATCGGACTGGGGAACATGGGCGGGTCCATGTCTGTGAACCTCGCCAAGGCCGGCCACGAGGTACGCGGCTTCGACCTCAACGCCGAGGCCCTTGCCGCCGCAGAGGCAGGCGGCGTAAAGCCGGCGGGCAGCATCGCCGACGCCGTCAACGGAGCCGACGTCGTCTTCACCATGCTCCCCAAGGGCGAGCATGCCCGCGCTGTCTACCTGGGCGAGGACGGGGTCCTGGCCCACGCGGACACCCGGACCCTGCTGGTGGACTCCTCCACGATCGACATCGCCTCCGCCCAGGCCCTGCACGACGCCGCGGCTGCCGCCGGCTTCCGCTTCGTCGATGCCCCGGTCTCGGGCGGCATGAGCGGCGCGAAGGCGGCCACCCTGACCTTCATGATCGGCGGCGAAGCCGGGGCCGTGGCCGAGGCCACCGAATACATCAAACCGATGGCCGCCAACATCATCCCCACCGGGGGTCCCACCACCGGCCAGGCGGCGAAAATCTGCAACAACCTCATGCTCTTCATCAACCTGGCCTCCACGGCGGAAGGCGCCGTGCTGGCGGACCGGCTCGGACTGGACAAGCAGGTCTTCTGGGACATCGCGTCCGTCTCCTCCGGCGACAGCTGGGCGCTGCGCACCTGGTACCCGGTCGCCGGCGTGGTCCCCACCGCGGCCTCCAACAACGACTTCGCCCCGACCTTCACCACCGAGCTGGCCAACAAGGACATCGGGCTCGCCATCAGCGCGGCACGGGACACCGGTACCCCGCTGGAAATCGGCGAGCACGTCCAGCAGCTCTTCCAGCGCCTCATCGACTCCGGCAAGGCCGGCATGGACTGCTCCGCGATCGTCAAGCTGGTCGACGGCACCCTCGACACCGGCTCGGCAGACGCCCAGTAA
- a CDS encoding LysR family transcriptional regulator, with product MLGFGGVIMDLRRLPSPDDLLILLTVARLGRFNAVAEALGTTHTTISRRILALDKQLGGRTLERSPHGWELTDLGSEAVAAAEAIEGTLGALTNRIARSEDVISGLVRISTPDGFGAEFVAPALVRLQRAHPLLNVEMLSATRKVSQNRSGVDLEVVVGNLENVSNAQTIFLSNYFLRLYASPQYVGERGLPVTLDDVRQHGFVSYVESALQVAELGHRSTQLPVPRSSFQATSIFAQLEAVRRGAGIGLLPNFLVVGDPGFVAVLPDDFQRQLPIWAVARAESLRSAAVQAVLGAIRTEISARQADLAG from the coding sequence ATGCTCGGATTCGGAGGGGTCATCATGGACTTACGGCGGCTTCCCAGTCCGGATGACCTGCTCATCCTGCTGACGGTGGCCCGGCTCGGCAGGTTCAACGCCGTCGCCGAAGCCCTCGGCACCACCCACACCACCATCTCCCGCCGGATCCTGGCGCTGGACAAACAGCTGGGCGGGCGCACCCTGGAGCGGAGCCCGCACGGTTGGGAACTGACGGACCTTGGCAGCGAGGCTGTGGCTGCCGCCGAAGCCATCGAGGGGACCCTCGGTGCGCTCACGAACCGGATCGCCCGGTCCGAGGACGTGATTTCGGGCCTGGTCAGGATCAGCACACCCGACGGCTTCGGCGCCGAGTTCGTTGCGCCGGCACTCGTCCGGCTGCAGCGGGCCCATCCGTTGCTGAACGTTGAAATGCTCAGCGCCACGCGCAAGGTCAGCCAGAACCGCTCCGGGGTGGATCTCGAAGTGGTGGTCGGAAATCTGGAAAACGTCAGCAATGCGCAGACCATCTTTCTGTCCAACTATTTTCTCCGGCTGTATGCCAGTCCGCAGTACGTCGGCGAACGTGGGCTGCCGGTGACGCTCGACGACGTCCGGCAGCACGGCTTTGTCTCGTATGTGGAGTCGGCGCTGCAGGTCGCCGAACTCGGCCACCGCTCCACCCAGCTTCCCGTCCCGCGCTCCAGCTTCCAGGCCACCAGCATCTTTGCCCAGCTGGAGGCGGTCCGCCGGGGTGCAGGAATCGGCCTGCTGCCCAACTTCCTGGTGGTCGGCGACCCCGGCTTCGTCGCCGTGCTGCCGGACGACTTCCAGCGGCAGCTCCCGATCTGGGCGGTGGCACGCGCTGAATCGTTGCGTTCGGCCGCGGTGCAGGCGGTGCTCGGGGCGATCCGGACGGAGATTTCCGCCCGCCAGGCGGATCTGGCCGGCTGA
- a CDS encoding GNAT family N-acetyltransferase, whose protein sequence is MAIAYREWRDGDDLALLEIWGGPETEQARQFRGTLAPSGNAPWRRCIVAEDVVDGVAIPVAAGVVHEASLHPERLWAYIEVDRLHRRTGVGSTLLTMLRHEAAQSPSGVSRLRTKVEPGTPGAAFAEAAGLAPIQRSRLVVVEPGALRLPVFGDGSEAAASEQIEDLATGSVELSDVVGRYYTAVHGWDSPGELSIATVQRLFLDELSGAHGAIVLRAPKASAFGHGVPASRKGPLQAFAISYAELAPAVDAAGRGTAGSGQPTDVFLGHEPKLPADEAQAAVRDLLALVAFQHPVVLELDDSMVALRAVVEPLLESGKARLQGAETLVVADPA, encoded by the coding sequence GTGGCGATCGCATACCGTGAATGGCGCGACGGGGATGACCTCGCACTGCTCGAAATCTGGGGCGGACCGGAAACCGAGCAGGCCCGCCAGTTCCGCGGCACCCTGGCACCCTCGGGCAACGCGCCCTGGCGCCGCTGCATCGTGGCCGAGGATGTCGTCGACGGCGTGGCCATCCCGGTTGCGGCCGGCGTGGTCCACGAGGCCTCGCTGCACCCGGAACGGCTGTGGGCCTACATCGAGGTCGACCGGCTCCACCGCCGCACCGGCGTCGGCTCCACGCTGCTGACCATGCTGCGGCACGAAGCCGCGCAGTCGCCGTCGGGCGTTTCCCGGCTCCGGACCAAGGTGGAGCCGGGCACCCCCGGCGCGGCCTTCGCCGAGGCGGCGGGCCTGGCCCCGATCCAGCGTTCCCGGCTTGTCGTCGTCGAACCGGGGGCGCTCAGGCTCCCCGTCTTCGGCGACGGTTCGGAGGCTGCCGCCTCCGAGCAGATCGAGGACCTTGCGACCGGCTCGGTGGAGCTCAGCGACGTCGTGGGCCGGTACTACACGGCCGTTCACGGCTGGGACAGCCCGGGCGAGCTCAGCATCGCCACGGTCCAGCGGCTGTTTTTGGACGAACTCAGCGGAGCCCACGGCGCGATCGTGCTCCGGGCCCCCAAGGCCAGCGCCTTCGGCCACGGGGTGCCGGCCAGCAGGAAGGGCCCGCTCCAGGCCTTCGCCATCAGCTACGCGGAACTTGCCCCGGCAGTGGACGCCGCGGGCAGGGGAACGGCCGGCTCCGGCCAGCCCACCGACGTGTTCCTGGGCCACGAGCCCAAGCTCCCGGCGGATGAGGCGCAGGCCGCTGTCCGGGACCTGCTGGCGCTGGTTGCGTTCCAGCACCCGGTGGTGCTGGAACTGGACGACTCGATGGTGGCGCTGCGCGCCGTCGTGGAGCCCCTGCTGGAGAGCGGCAAAGCCCGCCTTCAGGGCGCCGAAACCCTGGTCGTCGCCGACCCGGCCTAG